In Chloroflexota bacterium, the following proteins share a genomic window:
- the recA gene encoding recombinase RecA — MMDKDKEKALELAVSQIERQFGKGAIMKLGEAHSRLAVEAIPTGAIALDIALGVGGVPRGRIIEIYGPESSGKTTIVQHIIAECQRQGGVAALIDAEHALDPVYARNTGVNIDELFISQPDTGEQALEICEALVRSGAVDIVAVDSVAALVPRAELEGDMGDTHVGLQARLMSQALRKLTGAISRSKTSVIFTNQLREKVGVMFGNPETTPGGRALKFYASVRLDVRRIDSIKVGTDVVGNRTKVRVVKNKVAPPFKVSEFDIMYNEGISKEGGLLDMGVELALVRKSGAFFSFGDTRLGQGRENAKDFLRKNTEIRDEIERLIRQQTLAARVVVTPPVAENGALAEEELVDAF; from the coding sequence ATGATGGATAAGGACAAGGAGAAGGCTCTTGAGCTGGCGGTGAGCCAGATCGAGCGGCAGTTCGGCAAGGGCGCGATCATGAAGCTTGGCGAGGCGCACTCGCGGCTGGCGGTCGAGGCCATCCCGACGGGAGCCATCGCCCTTGACATCGCGCTCGGGGTCGGCGGGGTGCCGCGCGGCCGGATCATCGAGATCTACGGCCCCGAGTCCTCGGGGAAGACGACCATCGTCCAGCACATCATCGCCGAGTGCCAGCGGCAGGGCGGCGTCGCGGCCCTGATCGACGCCGAGCATGCGCTCGATCCGGTCTACGCGCGCAACACCGGGGTGAACATCGACGAGTTGTTCATCTCGCAGCCGGACACGGGCGAGCAGGCGCTGGAGATCTGCGAGGCGCTGGTCCGCAGCGGCGCGGTGGACATCGTGGCGGTGGACTCGGTGGCGGCGCTGGTCCCGCGCGCGGAGCTTGAGGGCGACATGGGTGACACCCACGTCGGCCTGCAGGCCCGCCTGATGTCGCAGGCGCTCCGCAAGCTGACCGGCGCCATCAGTCGCTCGAAGACCTCGGTGATCTTCACGAACCAGCTGCGCGAGAAGGTCGGCGTGATGTTCGGCAACCCTGAGACCACGCCGGGCGGCCGGGCGCTGAAGTTCTACGCCTCGGTCCGGCTGGATGTGCGCCGTATCGACTCGATCAAGGTCGGGACGGATGTGGTCGGCAATCGCACGAAGGTCCGCGTGGTGAAGAACAAGGTCGCGCCGCCGTTCAAGGTGTCCGAGTTCGACATCATGTACAACGAGGGCATCTCGAAGGAAGGCGGCCTGCTGGATATGGGCGTCGAGCTGGCGCTGGTCCGCAAGTCGGGGGCGTTCTTCTCGTTCGGGGACACGCGCCTGGGCCAGGGCCGTGAGAACGCCAAGGACTTCCTCCGCAAGAACACCGAGATCCGCGACGAGATCGAGCGGTTGATCCGTCAGCAGACGCTGGCCGCGCGGGTGGTAGTGACGCCGCCAGTTGCCGAGAACGGCGCGCTGGCCGAGGAAGAGCTGGTAGACGCTTTCTAG